In Methylotenera mobilis JLW8, the following are encoded in one genomic region:
- a CDS encoding ABC transporter substrate-binding protein, translating into MRFLNVLLLICFLQLSACGVESKHENAQQPIRFALSQAPLSLDPRVATDAASERVLRLIYQPLVDFDQHYKPNPKLATWQMLSATEYLITLKSPRAPFHNQLPLNAADVKATYDAITQLANSPLSAEYANIQNIVVHDEDHLTFYLKQPDPYFAAKLIIGIMPKPLLEQQHDFARFPVGNGPLAFVEKSNKLMLRRTADGQLITLSEVKDPTVRVLKLLRGETDLLQGELPAELVKYLQSKPDVTVKTSVGANYSYLGLNTQDPVLRNIKVRQAIAHAIDRPALIEKVMVNHTRIAGAILPPEHYAGNADLAAYDYNPTLAQQLLRESGVSLPLKLVYKTSTDAQRVRIATILQAQMRPAGIELEIRSLDWGTFFEDVQHGNFQLFGLTWVGIKTPEIYSKVFGSDSVPPNGFNRGRFSDQQLDSLLEKEDWQGATQRIHEQLPYIPLWYEGQFAVLNKKISNYAPKPDGNWDDLATISTYAD; encoded by the coding sequence ATGAGATTTTTGAATGTTTTATTGCTAATTTGCTTTTTGCAGCTTAGTGCTTGCGGGGTAGAAAGTAAGCATGAAAATGCCCAGCAGCCTATTCGATTTGCACTGTCGCAAGCACCATTGAGTTTAGATCCACGGGTGGCTACCGACGCCGCCTCTGAGCGTGTGTTGCGTTTGATTTATCAGCCGTTGGTGGATTTTGACCAGCACTATAAGCCCAATCCCAAGCTGGCAACCTGGCAGATGTTGAGTGCTACGGAGTATCTCATCACGCTAAAATCTCCGCGAGCGCCGTTTCATAATCAGCTGCCGCTGAATGCTGCCGATGTAAAGGCAACGTATGATGCCATCACGCAGCTAGCTAATTCTCCACTCAGTGCCGAGTATGCCAATATTCAAAATATCGTAGTGCATGATGAAGACCATTTAACTTTTTACCTTAAGCAACCTGACCCATACTTTGCTGCCAAGTTGATCATTGGCATTATGCCCAAACCATTGTTGGAGCAACAGCATGATTTTGCACGGTTTCCGGTAGGCAATGGCCCGCTGGCGTTTGTTGAGAAAAGTAACAAATTGATGTTACGTAGAACGGCAGATGGGCAGCTAATTACATTAAGTGAAGTGAAAGACCCAACCGTACGCGTGTTGAAGTTGTTGCGTGGTGAAACCGATTTGTTGCAAGGTGAGCTACCAGCGGAATTGGTCAAGTACTTGCAAAGCAAGCCTGATGTCACGGTCAAAACCAGCGTAGGCGCTAATTACTCGTACCTGGGCTTAAACACGCAAGACCCCGTGTTACGCAATATTAAAGTGCGGCAAGCCATTGCCCATGCCATTGACCGCCCCGCATTGATCGAGAAAGTGATGGTCAACCATACCCGTATTGCGGGTGCCATTTTGCCGCCTGAGCATTATGCCGGCAATGCTGACTTAGCCGCCTATGATTACAATCCAACCTTAGCGCAACAGCTGCTACGTGAGTCGGGAGTTAGCTTGCCGCTCAAGCTGGTATACAAGACTTCTACCGATGCGCAACGGGTGCGCATTGCAACCATCCTACAGGCACAGATGCGCCCCGCGGGCATAGAGCTGGAGATTCGCAGCCTGGATTGGGGTACGTTTTTTGAAGATGTGCAGCATGGTAACTTTCAGTTATTTGGCCTTACTTGGGTGGGCATTAAAACGCCTGAGATTTACAGCAAGGTATTTGGCAGTGATAGCGTCCCACCTAATGGATTTAATCGTGGCAGATTTTCTGATCAGCAATTAGACAGCCTGCTAGAAAAAGAAGATTGGCAGGGCGCTACACAACGGATACATGAGCAGCTGCCGTATATTCCGTTATGGTATGAGGGGCAGTTTGCAGTGTTGAATAAAAAAATTAGCAACTACGCGCCAAAACCAGATGGTAATTGGGATGATTTGGCTACAATAAGCACCTATGCAGATTAA
- a CDS encoding thioredoxin family protein: MAVIALTKANFKETIENNPFVIVDFWAQWCDPCVAFMPTFEAAAEKNPDIVFGMVNTEADPEIGEYFEVSQIPGILVIREQAGIHAQVGEIGAPALDEIIKWARDFDMTPVREYYKQQAQAAN, from the coding sequence ATGGCAGTTATTGCACTTACCAAAGCTAATTTTAAAGAAACGATAGAAAACAATCCGTTTGTGATTGTTGATTTTTGGGCGCAATGGTGTGATCCATGTGTTGCGTTTATGCCTACTTTTGAAGCTGCGGCCGAGAAAAACCCAGATATCGTGTTTGGTATGGTCAATACAGAAGCTGATCCTGAAATCGGTGAGTACTTTGAAGTATCGCAAATTCCAGGTATTTTGGTGATTCGTGAGCAAGCTGGGATTCATGCGCAAGTGGGTGAAATTGGTGCACCAGCGCTAGATGAAATCATCAAATGGGCACGTGATTTTGATATGACACCGGTGCGTGAGTACTATAAACAACAAGCGCAAGCAGCTAACTAA
- the tadA gene encoding tRNA adenosine(34) deaminase TadA, with amino-acid sequence MTTQSTDTTEQDQAFMNIALTLAKQAALAGEVPVGAIVVKDGVIIGRGSNAPITLHDPSAHAEIQAMRDAAQHLGNYRLVDCTLYVTLEPCAMCAGAIQHARIAKLVYGASDQKTGACGSVVNLMAEQKLNHHTTVASGLLADECGMMLSSFFSERRKQAKLRRQ; translated from the coding sequence ATGACCACCCAAAGCACAGACACAACCGAGCAAGACCAAGCCTTTATGAACATTGCATTAACATTGGCTAAACAAGCAGCATTGGCCGGTGAAGTGCCGGTTGGAGCGATTGTAGTCAAAGACGGAGTGATTATCGGGCGTGGCAGCAATGCGCCTATCACACTGCACGACCCAAGCGCGCATGCCGAGATTCAAGCCATGCGTGATGCGGCACAACACTTGGGCAATTACCGCCTAGTTGACTGCACGCTGTATGTTACATTGGAGCCCTGTGCCATGTGTGCCGGCGCCATACAACACGCACGCATCGCCAAGCTAGTCTACGGTGCCAGCGACCAGAAAACCGGCGCCTGCGGCAGTGTAGTCAACTTGATGGCTGAACAAAAACTCAACCACCATACCACGGTTGCCAGTGGCCTACTGGCCGATGAATGCGGCATGATGTTATCTAGCTTCTTTTCTGAGCGGCGCAAACAAGCCAAACTACGGCGCCAATAA
- a CDS encoding YceI family protein, whose protein sequence is MKYVHLKTTALLLGALFSGMNAAVAAPVTYKIDAAHSFANWSVRHVVAKASGTFNEISGNIQIDADNLANSSVDAKINVLSVNSGLAKRDAHIKEKDYLDTAKFAEMSFVSTKIEAKSATEGVMTGKFTMHGVTKEISLPFKVLGFGNDPWGGERSGFEAKTSLKASDYGFGWALKPNSPVGDDIEIILLIEAVKPAADKPKK, encoded by the coding sequence ATGAAATACGTACATTTAAAAACGACTGCATTATTACTAGGCGCGCTATTTTCTGGCATGAATGCAGCGGTTGCGGCACCGGTTACTTATAAAATTGACGCGGCACATAGTTTTGCTAACTGGAGTGTACGCCATGTGGTGGCAAAAGCGTCCGGTACTTTTAATGAGATTAGTGGCAATATCCAGATTGATGCCGATAATTTAGCCAACTCGTCGGTAGATGCCAAAATCAATGTGCTCAGTGTGAATAGTGGCTTAGCCAAACGTGATGCGCACATTAAGGAAAAAGATTATCTAGATACGGCCAAGTTTGCTGAAATGAGTTTCGTCAGCACCAAAATTGAGGCTAAGAGCGCGACAGAAGGTGTGATGACAGGCAAGTTCACTATGCATGGCGTAACTAAGGAAATTTCTTTGCCGTTTAAGGTGTTAGGTTTTGGTAACGACCCTTGGGGCGGCGAGCGCAGCGGATTTGAGGCAAAAACTTCACTGAAAGCCTCTGATTACGGTTTTGGCTGGGCGTTAAAACCCAATAGTCCAGTCGGTGATGATATTGAGATTATCTTGTTGATTGAAGCAGTAAAACCTGCTGCCGATAAGCCAAAAAAATAA
- the nikB gene encoding nickel ABC transporter permease: MMGVIQRLTSLLTVIFGVLVLTFLLIHLVPGDPVDVMLGESANVADRAALRADLGLNQPLIQQFGHYVVKLMQGDFGQSIHTQTPITELIKARYPATLKLALLSLLIGVVIGVPLGVFAALKAGHWQDFVVTIVSVRLSAMPAFWLGPVLMLIFAVWLGWLPVSGMDSEASIILPAVTLGFGLSAILTRMTRTSLLEVLNDDYIRTARAKGLSEQTVILRHALRAALLPIITIVGLQMGSLLAGTVITETIFSWDGIGRLLVESIEKRDYPVTQACVLIVALSYVLVNLFTDILYSLADPRVRHA, translated from the coding sequence ATGATGGGTGTCATCCAACGTTTAACCAGTCTGTTGACGGTCATTTTTGGCGTATTAGTACTCACCTTCTTGTTGATTCACCTAGTGCCGGGAGATCCCGTCGATGTCATGTTAGGTGAGTCTGCCAACGTGGCGGATCGCGCAGCCTTGCGTGCAGACTTAGGGCTGAATCAGCCCCTGATTCAGCAGTTTGGCCACTATGTGGTAAAGCTGATGCAAGGCGATTTTGGGCAGTCCATACATACGCAAACGCCGATTACTGAGCTAATCAAAGCGCGCTATCCTGCCACCTTGAAGTTAGCACTGCTGTCTTTACTGATCGGTGTAGTGATAGGCGTGCCGCTGGGTGTGTTTGCGGCCCTCAAAGCGGGGCACTGGCAAGACTTTGTGGTCACTATCGTTTCTGTGCGCTTATCTGCGATGCCTGCCTTTTGGCTGGGGCCAGTGCTGATGCTGATTTTTGCAGTCTGGCTAGGCTGGCTGCCGGTGAGTGGTATGGATTCAGAAGCGTCCATTATATTGCCTGCCGTAACCTTGGGGTTTGGCTTAAGTGCGATTTTGACACGGATGACACGTACCAGTTTGCTTGAGGTGTTGAACGATGATTATATCCGCACCGCGCGCGCCAAAGGGCTAAGTGAGCAAACCGTGATTTTGCGTCATGCCTTACGCGCGGCTTTATTACCGATTATTACCATTGTCGGTTTGCAGATGGGCAGCCTGCTGGCGGGTACTGTGATTACTGAAACTATCTTTAGTTGGGATGGCATTGGCCGCTTATTGGTGGAGAGTATAGAAAAGCGTGATTACCCCGTAACACAAGCTTGTGTGCTAATAGTTGCTTTAAGTTATGTGCTGGTGAACCTGTTTACCGACATTTTATATAGTCTGGCCGATCCTAGAGTGCGCCATGCGTAG
- a CDS encoding Bax inhibitor-1/YccA family protein — protein sequence MLDNTPVLGRSESTELATNRVLRNTYALLGLTMIPTVIGAFIGMNINFSIAQQHPFIFAIGAMAVMYGLFTAIAANRNSSLGVVLLLGVTFLLGMLLGPILQHALHLSNGAQIVGLAAGGTGIILMTLAGVATTTKKDFSFMGKFLMVGIVLMIVASLANIFLQIPAMALAMSAIGVILFSGFILYDVSRIVNGGETNYVMATLSLYLSIYNLFTSLLQLLMGLMGSDD from the coding sequence ATGTTAGATAACACTCCAGTATTAGGTCGTTCAGAATCGACCGAGTTAGCTACCAATCGAGTTCTGCGTAATACTTACGCGTTGTTGGGTCTGACCATGATCCCAACCGTGATTGGCGCATTTATTGGGATGAATATTAATTTCTCTATCGCTCAACAGCATCCATTCATATTCGCGATTGGCGCAATGGCAGTTATGTACGGTTTGTTCACTGCGATTGCAGCTAACCGTAACAGCAGCTTGGGTGTGGTGCTTTTATTAGGCGTAACCTTCCTGTTGGGCATGTTACTTGGTCCTATCCTGCAACACGCGTTGCATTTAAGTAACGGCGCTCAAATTGTAGGTTTGGCTGCTGGTGGTACTGGCATTATCTTAATGACATTGGCTGGTGTTGCTACTACCACTAAAAAAGACTTTAGCTTTATGGGCAAATTTTTAATGGTAGGTATTGTGTTGATGATCGTTGCTTCATTGGCGAATATCTTCTTACAAATCCCAGCAATGGCACTTGCTATGTCTGCAATTGGCGTGATTCTGTTTTCTGGTTTTATCCTATACGACGTTAGCCGTATCGTTAACGGTGGTGAAACCAACTACGTGATGGCGACATTAAGCCTGTACTTGAGCATTTATAACCTGTTTACCAGCTTGCTACAGTTGTTAATGGGCTTGATGGGTAGTGACGACTAA
- a CDS encoding nitroreductase family protein codes for MHNPAITQVTIDNTLANRWSGRAYDATKGVTQEQVIALLEAARWAPSCFGDQPWRFVVWDKNTDAASWQQAFDCLVPGNQTWVKDAPLLLLICADTLFSHNQKANRWAQYDTGAAAENLCLQASSMGLMAHQMGGFDPDKARATFNIPEQYTLMAMMSVGYQADIATLEGEILARETAPRSRKPLSELFFGATWGQPVPGVRE; via the coding sequence ATGCATAACCCGGCGATTACACAAGTAACCATTGATAACACACTGGCAAACCGATGGAGTGGGCGTGCCTATGACGCGACTAAAGGCGTGACACAAGAGCAGGTGATTGCGTTGTTAGAGGCAGCCAGATGGGCGCCATCCTGCTTTGGTGATCAGCCTTGGCGTTTTGTGGTTTGGGATAAAAATACCGATGCAGCTAGCTGGCAGCAAGCTTTTGATTGCTTGGTGCCGGGTAATCAGACTTGGGTGAAAGATGCGCCATTGCTGTTGCTGATATGTGCGGATACCTTGTTTAGCCATAATCAAAAAGCTAATCGTTGGGCGCAGTACGATACCGGTGCTGCCGCAGAAAACCTATGCTTGCAGGCCTCAAGCATGGGCTTGATGGCACACCAGATGGGCGGCTTTGACCCGGACAAAGCGCGCGCTACGTTCAATATCCCAGAGCAGTACACCTTGATGGCAATGATGTCTGTTGGTTACCAAGCGGATATTGCCACATTAGAAGGCGAGATTCTTGCAAGAGAAACCGCGCCGCGTAGCAGAAAACCTTTGTCTGAGCTGTTTTTTGGTGCGACCTGGGGTCAGCCAGTGCCGGGTGTGCGTGAGTAG
- a CDS encoding alkene reductase: MALDLFSPVKLGSIQLSNRIVMAPLTRNRAGAGGVPQPLNVTYYEQRASAGLIVTEATPISAMAHGYPALPGIYTDAQVAGWKKITDAVHAKGGKIVIQIWHVGRISHPSLLPEGALPVAPSAIKPAGQAFTYQGLVDYVEPRALAVGELPGLVADYVHATKAALAAGFDGVEIHAANGYLLDQFLRDGTNKRTDQYGGSFENRARLLLEVTKAVVEVAGGDKVGVRLSPVNPFNDMQDSNPQALFNYVVDALNQFNLAYLHVVEGGIHGGGLSDPFDFDALRKLFKGPYMANLAYDKARGNAVIANGHADVVAYGVPFIANPDLVARFKLDAPLNEADSSSFYGGAEKGYTDYPFLEE, from the coding sequence ATGGCATTAGATCTATTTAGCCCAGTAAAACTAGGCAGTATACAATTGAGCAACCGTATTGTGATGGCGCCGCTTACTCGTAACCGAGCAGGGGCAGGGGGCGTGCCACAGCCTTTGAACGTGACTTACTATGAGCAACGCGCTAGTGCTGGGCTGATTGTGACCGAGGCCACGCCAATTTCGGCGATGGCACATGGCTACCCAGCCTTGCCAGGCATTTATACTGATGCGCAAGTAGCGGGCTGGAAAAAAATTACCGATGCTGTGCATGCTAAAGGCGGCAAGATTGTGATTCAGATTTGGCATGTTGGCCGTATTTCTCACCCTAGTTTGCTGCCAGAAGGTGCGCTGCCAGTTGCGCCATCGGCTATTAAGCCGGCTGGGCAGGCGTTTACTTATCAAGGCCTGGTCGATTATGTAGAGCCACGCGCATTAGCTGTGGGCGAACTGCCTGGCTTGGTTGCGGATTATGTACATGCCACCAAAGCGGCACTGGCTGCTGGCTTTGATGGCGTAGAGATACATGCGGCTAACGGTTATTTATTAGACCAGTTCTTGCGCGATGGTACTAACAAACGCACCGATCAGTATGGTGGTAGTTTTGAAAACCGTGCGCGCCTCTTGTTAGAGGTGACTAAGGCGGTAGTGGAGGTTGCAGGCGGAGATAAAGTTGGTGTGCGACTATCACCGGTCAACCCATTTAACGATATGCAGGATAGCAACCCGCAAGCGCTGTTCAATTATGTGGTGGATGCGCTCAATCAATTTAATTTAGCCTATTTGCACGTGGTAGAGGGCGGTATTCACGGTGGTGGTTTATCTGACCCTTTTGATTTTGATGCGTTACGTAAGCTATTTAAGGGCCCATATATGGCGAACTTGGCTTACGATAAGGCGCGCGGTAATGCAGTGATTGCAAATGGTCATGCAGATGTAGTGGCATATGGTGTACCATTTATCGCAAATCCGGATTTAGTCGCGCGTTTTAAACTAGATGCGCCATTAAATGAAGCGGATTCATCATCATTTTACGGTGGCGCTGAAAAGGGCTACACCGACTACCCATTTCTTGAGGAATAA
- a CDS encoding LysR family transcriptional regulator, producing MSTKLSLESLEVLDAIARKGSFAAAAESLFRVPSAITYTVRKLEEDLNVQLFNRSGHRAELTLAGAELLKEGRNLLNAANELESRVKRVAKGVETELTIAVNDLFDITRIYPILDKFYNQNFGTRIKLTQEVFGGGWDALISGRADITLGCPGDTPPVSGFTTKPIGLVEFSYAVAPHHPLAKIADPLQDEDIIRHRAISSADSSRNLPPRTAGILSGQDVLTLPNMHFKLQAQLAGLGAGYMPTKIAEHYASKGQLIIKQVAKPKHEVMGLLAWRNDGGKAQQWFIKQFQLLDINDILLSPAQ from the coding sequence ATGTCTACGAAGCTATCATTAGAGTCACTTGAAGTATTAGATGCTATCGCACGCAAAGGTAGCTTTGCTGCCGCTGCGGAGTCCCTCTTCCGCGTCCCCTCTGCAATCACCTACACAGTCAGAAAACTGGAAGAAGACTTAAACGTTCAGCTCTTTAACCGTAGCGGACACCGGGCAGAGCTGACCTTAGCCGGTGCAGAGCTACTCAAGGAGGGTCGCAACCTACTCAATGCCGCAAACGAGTTAGAATCAAGGGTTAAACGTGTGGCGAAAGGCGTAGAAACCGAGCTGACCATTGCAGTGAATGATTTATTTGATATCACCCGCATTTACCCGATACTAGATAAGTTTTATAACCAGAATTTCGGCACCAGAATCAAGCTAACTCAAGAGGTATTTGGTGGCGGCTGGGATGCGCTAATTAGCGGCCGAGCGGATATCACTTTAGGTTGCCCCGGCGATACACCACCAGTCAGCGGTTTTACGACAAAACCAATCGGGCTAGTGGAGTTTAGTTATGCAGTAGCCCCACACCACCCATTAGCTAAGATTGCAGACCCATTACAGGACGAGGACATTATTCGTCACCGCGCTATTTCTTCTGCAGATAGCTCGCGCAACCTGCCGCCGAGAACTGCGGGCATTTTATCTGGGCAAGACGTTCTGACCTTGCCAAACATGCACTTCAAACTACAAGCACAACTTGCAGGGTTAGGTGCAGGCTACATGCCCACTAAGATTGCAGAGCATTACGCCAGCAAAGGCCAGCTCATTATCAAGCAAGTGGCAAAACCAAAACATGAGGTAATGGGCCTCCTCGCCTGGCGCAATGATGGCGGCAAGGCGCAACAATGGTTTATTAAACAATTCCAATTACTGGACATAAATGATATTTTATTATCACCAGCACAATGA
- the nagZ gene encoding beta-N-acetylhexosaminidase, translating to MSLGPVMLDVVGTELTDDDIRRLKHPLVGGVILFKRNYENNAQLKALTASIHAVRQPPLLIAVDHEGGRVQRFREGFTKIPPMREFGKIWDKNPKKAKELAVEAGWILAAELRAHGVDFSFTPVLDMDYGDSLVIGDRAFHLNPQAISDLAFALMQGLKKGGMSAVGKHFPGHGFVVADSHVSMPVDEREFDQIAQHDMQPFRMLIDDGIQAIMPAHVIYPKVDSKPAGFSPRWLQKILRERLGFNGVIFSDDLSMEAATAGGDVTARALAALNAGCDMVLLCNQPAMADELLANLNWTISAQSLSRLARMHGHKHPLTMDALHESADFVRALHQVAQVGIVEGELFA from the coding sequence ATGAGTTTAGGTCCAGTGATGTTAGATGTGGTCGGCACAGAGTTAACCGATGACGACATTAGGCGTTTAAAACACCCACTGGTGGGTGGCGTGATTCTATTTAAGCGTAATTATGAAAATAATGCGCAGCTTAAAGCGCTGACTGCGAGTATCCACGCTGTGCGTCAGCCGCCATTGTTAATCGCCGTGGATCATGAAGGCGGCCGTGTGCAGCGTTTTAGAGAAGGTTTTACTAAAATTCCACCGATGCGTGAGTTTGGCAAAATCTGGGATAAAAATCCTAAAAAGGCGAAAGAGCTTGCAGTAGAAGCTGGCTGGATTTTAGCTGCAGAGCTTCGTGCGCATGGTGTGGATTTTAGCTTCACTCCCGTGTTGGATATGGATTATGGCGACAGCCTAGTGATTGGCGACCGTGCGTTTCATTTGAACCCACAGGCGATTAGCGACTTGGCTTTTGCACTGATGCAAGGCCTGAAAAAAGGTGGGATGTCAGCAGTAGGCAAGCATTTCCCTGGGCACGGTTTTGTTGTAGCTGACTCTCACGTGAGTATGCCGGTAGATGAGCGCGAGTTTGATCAAATTGCGCAGCACGACATGCAGCCGTTCCGCATGCTGATTGATGATGGCATCCAGGCGATCATGCCTGCACATGTGATTTACCCTAAAGTAGATAGTAAACCGGCTGGCTTTTCTCCACGCTGGTTACAGAAAATACTGCGTGAACGCTTGGGCTTTAACGGTGTCATTTTTAGTGATGATTTAAGCATGGAGGCTGCCACCGCAGGCGGTGATGTCACTGCCCGTGCCTTAGCTGCGCTAAATGCAGGGTGTGATATGGTACTACTATGCAATCAGCCTGCAATGGCTGATGAGCTGTTAGCTAACCTTAACTGGACGATTTCTGCACAAAGCCTGAGCCGCTTAGCGCGTATGCATGGGCATAAGCACCCATTAACGATGGATGCATTGCATGAAAGCGCAGACTTTGTGCGCGCACTACACCAAGTAGCGCAGGTGGGTATTGTAGAAGGCGAGTTGTTCGCTTAA
- a CDS encoding ABC transporter permease, whose product MKFLSYSILALWLLAVLANNLLQFDANAIDLNVILQAPTTQHWFGADDLGRDIFARVLSGVEVSLWVALVVTVVTMAIGVFVGLLAGFYGGRLDAILMQITDVFLAFPGILLAIAFAAVLGPGLGNLILALCLTGWVSYARLTRGQTMSLRHRQHVQAAESLGAGVPRLLFRHILPLLASILVVEATYSLASVMIAEASLSFLGLGIQAPDASWGAMLRDAVRYMLIAPHYVLIVGGCLMSLILAINLGGDYLRDALDVRKPD is encoded by the coding sequence ATGAAATTTCTATCTTATTCTATTCTAGCGCTTTGGCTGCTTGCAGTGCTGGCAAACAACTTGCTGCAATTTGATGCCAATGCGATTGATCTTAATGTGATTTTGCAAGCGCCGACCACGCAGCATTGGTTCGGTGCCGATGATTTAGGCCGCGATATTTTTGCGCGGGTATTAAGCGGAGTTGAAGTGTCGCTGTGGGTGGCGCTGGTCGTCACCGTCGTGACCATGGCAATAGGCGTATTTGTCGGCTTGCTTGCTGGCTTTTATGGCGGTAGGCTAGATGCAATTTTGATGCAGATTACCGATGTCTTTTTAGCGTTCCCCGGTATTTTATTGGCGATAGCTTTTGCAGCGGTGTTGGGGCCAGGCTTGGGCAATTTAATCTTGGCGCTGTGTTTAACTGGCTGGGTGAGTTATGCGCGGCTAACCCGTGGGCAAACCATGAGTTTGCGCCATCGCCAGCATGTGCAAGCGGCTGAGTCATTGGGGGCAGGGGTGCCGCGCTTGCTGTTTCGCCATATCTTGCCGTTATTAGCCTCAATTTTGGTGGTCGAAGCTACGTATAGTTTAGCCAGTGTGATGATTGCCGAGGCTAGCTTGTCGTTCTTAGGGCTGGGCATACAGGCACCGGATGCATCTTGGGGCGCGATGTTGCGAGATGCTGTACGTTATATGTTGATAGCACCACACTACGTGTTGATTGTAGGTGGCTGCTTGATGAGTTTGATTTTAGCGATTAATCTAGGCGGAGACTATCTACGTGACGCTTTAGATGTTAGAAAACCCGATTAA
- a CDS encoding L,D-transpeptidase, whose protein sequence is MQINISISQQRLTLLDASGAVKASYTISSAANGIGCEKNSGCTPIGAHVIRAKIGGQQPINTVFVGRRPTGEICTPALMAEFPDRDWILTRILWLSGREVGKNRLGNVDTMQRYIYIHGTPDSVALGTPDSHGCIRMRNVDIVALFDLVEVGTTVLITD, encoded by the coding sequence ATGCAGATTAATATTTCTATTTCGCAGCAGCGTTTGACGCTATTGGATGCGTCAGGCGCGGTAAAAGCCAGCTACACCATCTCTAGTGCGGCAAATGGCATAGGCTGCGAGAAAAATAGCGGTTGCACGCCAATTGGCGCCCATGTGATTCGCGCCAAGATTGGTGGTCAACAGCCCATTAATACCGTGTTTGTAGGGCGCAGACCAACCGGTGAAATCTGTACGCCTGCGTTGATGGCAGAGTTTCCTGACCGTGACTGGATACTGACGCGTATTTTGTGGCTATCCGGCCGTGAAGTGGGCAAAAATCGTTTGGGCAATGTAGACACCATGCAGCGCTATATTTATATCCACGGTACGCCAGATAGCGTGGCGCTAGGCACGCCAGATTCGCACGGCTGCATCCGTATGCGCAACGTAGATATCGTTGCGCTGTTCGATTTGGTTGAGGTTGGCACTACTGTGCTGATTACTGATTAA
- a CDS encoding phosphate-starvation-inducible PsiE family protein, which produces MSQEQLPRNFARINSFAIKAMQWLNGFAHIIIGLALATSVIMFTWLFFKDVYAAANAHNLVHGFLHALGTLMLLWSISALISAEIRYLQGSKLQVETFVEVVLVLFLRKLIVMPVQDASPTTEEIAIWVGGAFVLGLVYVLVRWAQKQQD; this is translated from the coding sequence ATGTCACAAGAGCAACTACCTAGAAATTTCGCACGTATCAACAGCTTTGCCATCAAAGCCATGCAATGGCTGAACGGATTCGCCCATATCATTATTGGCTTGGCGCTCGCCACCTCAGTCATTATGTTTACCTGGCTGTTTTTTAAAGACGTATACGCCGCGGCCAATGCGCATAACCTAGTACATGGCTTTTTACATGCGCTTGGTACACTGATGCTGCTATGGTCGATTTCTGCCCTTATCTCAGCAGAAATACGCTACCTGCAAGGCAGTAAACTTCAGGTAGAAACCTTTGTTGAAGTTGTGCTCGTACTGTTCTTGCGTAAACTCATCGTGATGCCTGTGCAGGATGCCTCGCCAACCACAGAAGAAATCGCAATATGGGTAGGTGGTGCTTTTGTTTTAGGTTTGGTTTATGTGCTGGTGCGCTGGGCTCAAAAACAGCAAGACTAA